DNA from Acetobacter aceti NBRC 14818:
TTCCCGCTTCCCTGCCAAACCATGCCTCCCGTTGCAGGTCCCTCGCTCCGGGCATAACGGGAAAAGGGGGTGCTTCCAGCAAGGCACGGATGCGCAGATCATTTCCCGGTCCGAAAACCAGCGAATCGTCATCGCGCAGCCGGATACGCAGCGTCCGTTTCAGCGGCGCCATGCCTTCATCAAGCCATGTCTCGAAGCGCACATGAGACAGGGTGACGCGTCGTCCACCCGGCGCACCCTCAACGCGAGCAGGCAGCATATCCACTGCCTGAACATGGCCAGTCAGCATGACGGCACGTCGGGGCAGTTCCGGCATGGGCGGCGCGCGATGATTTTCGCTCCACGCCGCCAGAAAGCCGAGACTCAGGCACAGCAGCACGCAACCGGAAGCACGTCCTTCCAGCCGATGCCAGCCCATTATGAGGAGAGGAATAGCAAGAAGGCAGCCACCCAGAGCCCACCAGACCGCAGGCTCCGTGAGAGGCTGAAAATAGGTGAGAACACCAAGGGCGATGAAAACAGGCAGCCACAGTGGCAGTCTGTGACGTTCCGTGAGAAGCAGAGTCTGCAAGCGGGTCAGTGCGCCCTTCACCGGCTCGCTACTCCTGAAAAACAAAAAGCCCGCACTCTATGTGCAGGCTTTTAAGCTGGTCGCCAAGAGATGCCGACGGACAGCGCTATTCCACCGTCAGCACACTCCGCAGACTTCGTTTGCTCAGGGTTTGATGCGACGTCCTTCGGACGCACCGAAAAAGACGCAATGCGCGAAGAGATCTTCGGAATAGCCTTCAAGGTCGGGATTGGCGGCCAGATAGGCCTTGCCGTCAAACGCCGCGTTGGGATTGCGACCTTCGCGGAAGCCGTTCATCTGATAGTGTGTCGCCGGGTCGATACCTGCGCCCGCCACGTCCGGGTAAGTCTCAAGATACCACTCGGCATCGAAATACAGAGCTTCCGGCACGGGAGCGACCTTGACCGGAACAACGACCTCAACCGGCGTTTCCGCGGCTTCAACTTCAACCTCTGAAAGAAGATCTTCCTTACTGGCCCGGCTTTTTCTCGCTGTAGCTGTTCCACCCGAAGCCGTGGCGGACTTCGTTGCTGCTAACCGTGTTTTTCCTGCTTTCGCTGCCTTCATCACACTGGCTCGTGCCACGAACTCTTCTCCTTGGTTCACCGAAGCCTGTAAATCGGCCTAATAAAGTCGGAAATTTAACAATCTGGTCAGGAATGACAATGCAACAGAACACGAGAATTGCGTTAAAAATAGGACCCGAACGATTTATGTTTCTCCTTCTTTATTTCGGAATGTAATTCTCCTTGGCCAAACAACCTCTTCACCGTTTCGTCTGCCAGTCCTGTGGCGCAGTCTATCCCAAATGGTCCGGAAAGTGCGAAGCCTGTCATGAATGGAACACCATTGTTGAGGAAACGGTCGAACCGACCGCCTCGCGAGCCAGCAAATCCAAGCGACGCCTGACCTTTTCAGGTCTGGAAGGCAGCGCCGAACCGCCGGCGCGGATCGGAACCAGCATTGCCGAACTCGACCGCGTACTGGGAGGGGGGCTCGTTCCTGCATCGGTGGTTCTGGTGGGGGGTGATCCCGGCATCGGCAAATCAACATTGCTGCTCCAGACGGCCTGTCGGCTTTCGGCCACGGGGCAAAAAGTGATCTATATTTCAGGCGAAGAGGCCATCGAGCAGATCAGAATGCGGGCCAGACGGCTTGAACTGCACGCGCCAACACTGGAACTGGCTGCTTCCATCAATGTTTCCGACATCGCCGCGACCCTTGAAACCGACACGCCGCCGGGTCTCGTCATCATCGATTCGATCCAGACCATGTGGCTCGACACGATCGAAAGCGCTCCCGGCTCCGTCGCACAGGTCAGGGCCTGCGCCTTTGAGCTGATCCGTCTGGCAAAAAAACGTGGGTTTGCGCTGATTCTCGTCGGCCATGTGACAAAAGAGGGCGGTCTGGCCGGGCCGCGCGTGATGGAGCACATGGTTGATGCCGTGATGTATTTCGAAGGCGATCGCGGACACCAGTTCCGTATCCTTCGCGCCGCAAAAAACCGTTTCGGGGCGACCGATGAAATCGGCGTCTTCGCCATGACCGACCGCGGTCTTGTTGAAGTGCCGAATCCTTCCGCGCTATTTCTTGCCGAACGACACGGCAATATCGCCGGGTCCGCCGTGTTTGCCGGTCTGGAAGGCACGCGCCCCGTCCTGCTGGAAGTGCAGGCGCTGCTGTCCCCCAAGGCCGGTGACGGCAGTCCACGCCGCGCCGTGGTCGGCTGGGATACCGGACGGCTATCCATGCTGCTGGCCGTGCTTGAGGCCCGATGTGGGCTTAAACTGGCGGGCATGGATGTTTATCTGAATTTTGCCGGTGGTCTGCGCGTCACGGAACCCGCCGCCGATCTGGCCGCCGCCGCCGCCATCATCTCCGCCGCCACAGGCCAGCCCACCAGCGCAGGGTCGGTCTTTTTTGGCGAGATCGGTCTTTCCGGCGAGATCAGACAGGTGCCGCAATCTGATCTGCGTCTGCGAGAAGCCCAGAAACTCGGTTTCACCACCGCCGTTTCGCCACGGCGTGTGGCCCGGGGAGCCGCCCGCACAAAGCCGCCCGCCGGTCTGGAGTTACAGGAACTCGGACATCTTTCCAGTCTGGTGGCCGCGATGGGCGGAAATGGCACGCGGGAACCAGAAGAGGACTGAAGACGGATAAATAAAACACCGGTCTTCAGCGCATTTGCAGGAAGGATCGTTGTTTTCCAAAAAACAGCGATCCTTTCTACCTCTGGATTTTCCTATTTTTCCGCCGGAGCCTCATCGGAGCGGCGGATATCCGCCCGATCTGCAGGCGTCTCGATCCCGGTCTTGTTTGGCAAACC
Protein-coding regions in this window:
- the radA gene encoding DNA repair protein RadA, with the protein product MAKQPLHRFVCQSCGAVYPKWSGKCEACHEWNTIVEETVEPTASRASKSKRRLTFSGLEGSAEPPARIGTSIAELDRVLGGGLVPASVVLVGGDPGIGKSTLLLQTACRLSATGQKVIYISGEEAIEQIRMRARRLELHAPTLELAASINVSDIAATLETDTPPGLVIIDSIQTMWLDTIESAPGSVAQVRACAFELIRLAKKRGFALILVGHVTKEGGLAGPRVMEHMVDAVMYFEGDRGHQFRILRAAKNRFGATDEIGVFAMTDRGLVEVPNPSALFLAERHGNIAGSAVFAGLEGTRPVLLEVQALLSPKAGDGSPRRAVVGWDTGRLSMLLAVLEARCGLKLAGMDVYLNFAGGLRVTEPAADLAAAAAIISAATGQPTSAGSVFFGEIGLSGEIRQVPQSDLRLREAQKLGFTTAVSPRRVARGAARTKPPAGLELQELGHLSSLVAAMGGNGTREPEED